The Christiangramia forsetii KT0803 DNA segment AAAAATAGCAACAGCAGGAAGTGTAGATGATGGTAAAAGCACCTTAATTGGGCGACTGCTTTACGATACTAAATCGTTGACATCAGACAAAATTGAGGCAATTGATAGAGTTAGCAAGAAGAATGGACTGGATTATCTTGACTTTTCGCTTGCTACAGATGGATTGGTTGCCGAAAGGGAGCAGGGAATAACTATAGATGTGGCGCATATCTATTTTTCCACTCGCAAGAAAAGTTACATTATAGCCGATACTCCCGGTCATATAGAATATACCAGGAACATGGTAACCGGCGCTTCAACTTCCCAAACCTCCATTATTTTGATAGATGCAAGAAAAGGAGTGATAGAGCAGACGTATAGACATTTCTTCATAAATAATTTACTGAGAGTTAAGGAAGTGATTGTCGCGGTAAACAAGATGGATCTGGTGAATTATTCTGAAGAAGTCTTTAACGGGATCGTTCAGGATTTCGAAGAATTAAGGGCAAAAAGTGATTTTAAAGATCAAAAACTCACTTTTATTCCGGTAAGTGCGCTATGGGGAGAGAATATAGCTGAAAAATCAACTGCAATGTCCTGGTATGATGGTCAAACTATCCTTGAACATTTGGAAGATCTCAAAGCTGATGATTTTGAAGAACAAAGTCAGGCGAGATTCTCAGTTCAAACGGTGATAAGGCCTAAAACAGATGAATTTCATGATTATCGCGGGTATGCAGGAAAAATTAGCGGAGGCAGTTTAAAAGTAGGGGACGAGGTAACAGTATTACCTTCTTTAACAACTTCAAAAATCAAGGAAATACATTTTTTTGATAAGTCTTTTGAAGAAGCGCTGGCTGGAAGTTCTGTAACCATCAGTCTGGC contains these protein-coding regions:
- a CDS encoding sulfate adenylyltransferase subunit 1; translation: MEVLKIATAGSVDDGKSTLIGRLLYDTKSLTSDKIEAIDRVSKKNGLDYLDFSLATDGLVAEREQGITIDVAHIYFSTRKKSYIIADTPGHIEYTRNMVTGASTSQTSIILIDARKGVIEQTYRHFFINNLLRVKEVIVAVNKMDLVNYSEEVFNGIVQDFEELRAKSDFKDQKLTFIPVSALWGENIAEKSTAMSWYDGQTILEHLEDLKADDFEEQSQARFSVQTVIRPKTDEFHDYRGYAGKISGGSLKVGDEVTVLPSLTTSKIKEIHFFDKSFEEALAGSSVTISLATDINVARGDMLVKSNEVPEEIKVLDAMVCWMDNRALVPGTKYVLQHNTNGILVKIDKVEGHVDTNFGAEERVSSLNLNDIGSVKIKLSKPIFADSYNINRANGRFILVDTQTNTTAGVGFIK